A section of the Methanocaldococcus sp. FS406-22 genome encodes:
- a CDS encoding ATP-binding protein, which translates to MKFYNREKELNYLKTYCQLEPNSILFVYGPKSSGKSTVMRRVIKDLENSDIVFFYYNLRKYATYSKEEFLRVFFEKSDKKYLLNKLELNLGVCKFGIEKNFDFNNLSLNDVFAEINESINAVVEDGKKPVLIIDELQKLKNIYFNGGKSLLNELFNLFVSLTKMEHLCHVICITSDTLFIEEIYQNSTLENTSEYYLIDWLRKGTIREILKEEGFNEEEINYALNYLSLPYEISQLINNKKLGLSVEETIKQWINIERDKILYLISTQKEFEMKRLVNTLKLFKDKIKIDISEIIKNNLMNEVKFLIKNEILFYDVINGIVKPTSVKKWYAIREILK; encoded by the coding sequence ATGAAATTCTACAATAGAGAAAAAGAACTTAACTATCTAAAAACATATTGCCAATTAGAACCAAACTCTATTTTATTCGTTTACGGCCCAAAATCATCTGGTAAATCAACTGTAATGAGAAGAGTTATTAAAGATTTAGAAAACAGTGATATAGTGTTTTTCTATTACAATCTAAGAAAATATGCTACTTATAGTAAGGAGGAGTTTTTAAGAGTGTTTTTTGAAAAATCTGATAAGAAATATCTGTTGAATAAATTAGAACTCAACTTAGGGGTTTGTAAGTTTGGGATTGAGAAGAATTTTGATTTTAATAACTTAAGTTTGAATGATGTATTTGCTGAGATAAATGAATCAATAAATGCTGTTGTTGAAGATGGAAAAAAGCCAGTTTTAATAATTGATGAATTACAGAAATTAAAAAATATCTACTTTAATGGGGGAAAATCCTTATTAAATGAACTATTTAACCTCTTTGTCTCTCTGACTAAAATGGAGCATTTGTGCCATGTTATTTGTATAACTTCTGATACCTTATTTATTGAAGAGATATATCAAAACTCTACTTTAGAAAATACTTCCGAATATTATCTAATTGATTGGTTAAGAAAAGGAACTATAAGAGAGATTTTAAAAGAGGAGGGTTTTAATGAGGAAGAGATTAATTATGCCTTAAATTATCTATCCTTACCTTATGAAATCTCCCAATTAATAAATAATAAAAAATTGGGTTTATCAGTTGAAGAGACTATAAAGCAGTGGATTAATATTGAGAGGGATAAGATTTTATATTTAATATCTACTCAAAAGGAGTTTGAGATGAAGAGGTTAGTTAATACCTTAAAATTATTTAAAGATAAAATAAAAATTGATATTAGTGAAATTATAAAAAACAATCTCATGAATGAGGTTAAATTTTTAATTAAAAATGAGATTCTATTTTATGATGTGATTAATGGTATTGTAAAGCCGACTTCTGTAAAAAAGTGGTATGCCATAAGAGAAATTTTAAAGTAA
- a CDS encoding stage II sporulation protein M — protein MLFKELIKKLKSYYILPVFLFSISFIIGFFTKIPTSNNFPKIDINIIFPHTFLGILTNNLKVILINLSGSVLFGFTTFVNMLYNGFVIGLEVKGLFFIGADLKYILITILPHGIFEIPAILISAVAGFKIPYEIVLYLLDKKEKPIANEDIREFLKLAIMSIILIVIAAFIEVYITPKIANYLLT, from the coding sequence ATGCTCTTCAAAGAACTAATCAAAAAACTAAAATCCTACTACATTCTACCAGTTTTTTTATTTTCTATATCATTTATTATAGGATTCTTTACAAAAATACCAACGTCCAATAACTTTCCAAAGATTGATATTAACATAATATTTCCGCATACTTTTTTAGGTATTTTAACAAACAACTTAAAAGTTATATTAATAAACTTATCTGGGAGTGTTTTGTTTGGATTCACCACTTTTGTTAATATGCTTTATAATGGTTTTGTTATTGGTCTTGAAGTTAAAGGTCTATTTTTTATTGGTGCAGATTTAAAATATATTCTAATAACCATACTTCCCCATGGAATATTCGAAATTCCAGCCATATTGATATCAGCAGTAGCAGGCTTTAAAATTCCTTATGAGATAGTTCTTTATCTCTTAGATAAGAAAGAAAAACCAATAGCTAATGAAGATATTAGAGAATTCTTGAAATTAGCAATAATGTCAATAATTCTAATAGTTATAGCCGCTTTTATAGAAGTTTATATTACTCCAAAGATAGCCAACTACCTACTAACATAA
- a CDS encoding Bax inhibitor-1/YccA family protein → MSNLLLKRVLDLNNIDIFKTNNKEFMTVNGTINKSLILILITLASAIFSFYYIHSPLLMVLTGAMGAIIMLILFVWAYFEYNNPKLVKYLSPIYAIVEGLSIGVISQIFESSYEGIVSQALFMTFGIFLIMFLIYKYRIIEVTSKFKVVIISTTLGIAIFYFISFILAISGIYLPTFKSGAVGIGFSLFVGTVASLNLLLDFDMIETMIKNQFPKDFEWYCAFSLLVTLIWIYVEMLSFIKKIRDNIDY, encoded by the coding sequence ATGTCTAACTTATTATTAAAACGTGTATTAGACTTAAATAATATAGATATTTTCAAAACAAATAATAAAGAATTTATGACAGTAAATGGTACTATAAATAAATCATTGATTCTAATTTTGATTACATTAGCATCAGCAATATTTTCATTTTATTATATTCACTCACCACTACTTATGGTTTTAACTGGAGCTATGGGAGCAATTATTATGTTAATTTTATTTGTTTGGGCATATTTTGAATATAATAATCCTAAACTTGTGAAATATTTATCTCCAATATATGCAATTGTTGAGGGGTTAAGCATTGGAGTAATCTCACAAATTTTTGAATCATCATATGAGGGAATAGTGTCTCAAGCATTGTTCATGACATTTGGTATCTTTTTAATAATGTTTCTTATATACAAATATAGGATTATTGAGGTTACCAGTAAATTTAAAGTAGTGATCATTTCTACAACTCTTGGAATTGCGATATTTTACTTTATATCTTTTATATTGGCGATTTCGGGCATTTACTTGCCAACATTTAAAAGTGGTGCGGTAGGAATTGGTTTTAGTTTATTTGTAGGGACAGTTGCATCATTAAATCTATTATTGGATTTTGATATGATTGAAACGATGATTAAAAACCAATTTCCAAAAGATTTTGAATGGTATTGTGCATTTTCTTTGTTAGTGACACTTATATGGATTTACGTTGAAATGCTAAGTTTCATTAAAAAAATTAGGGATAATATCGATTATTAA